The following are from one region of the Vitis riparia cultivar Riparia Gloire de Montpellier isolate 1030 chromosome 14, EGFV_Vit.rip_1.0, whole genome shotgun sequence genome:
- the LOC117929668 gene encoding uncharacterized protein LOC117929668 translates to MATQQQGEEDKQTQGPSTTGWRELIGLPYQKIKENVEANRYVWTAYVVVYGGFGLWLTYRWRKLRRTEDRVRALQERLRKLAEAREQAASATSVEKAAPVEKASLLANKSPQ, encoded by the coding sequence ATGGCGACTCAGCAACAAGGAGAAGAAGATAAGCAAACACAGGGTCCCTCAACTACTGGCTGGAGAGAGTTGATTGGACTACCGTATCAAAAGATCAAAGAAAACGTAGAAGCTAACCGATATGTGTGGACTGCTTATGTTGTTGTATATGGTGGATTTGGTCTTTGGCTTACCTACAGATGGAGAAAGCTTCGTAGGACTGAGGACAGGGTACGTGCCCTTCAAGAACGACTGCGCAAGCTTGCTGAAGCTAGAGAGCAGGCAGCCTCTGCCACATCAGTTGAAAAGGCAGCTCCAGTTGAAAAGGCTTCATTGTTGGCTAATAAATCTCCCCAATAG